Below is a genomic region from Acidimicrobiia bacterium.
CTGGTTTCTGCGCTGTCTATGAGCACCGGTTCGCCCCCTTCGGGAGTCGGCATGTAGCAGGCGGCAAGCCGGTCGAGTTTTTCGTCGGGCACGGCGAAAGTGGTGTCGTGCATTTCTAAAGGGTCCAGTACATGGCTTTTGAGGCGCTGGGCGAACGGTTGGCCGGAGACCACTTCTACTACTCGTCCCAGCACATCGGTGGCCATGGAATACGACCAACGGGTACCGGGTTGGTTGCGGAGCGGCAGGGCGGCGAGGGCATCAATGGTGGTCGCGAGGTCGCCATGGCCGGCCATAGCGTCCAAGCCACTGCCGCGGTAGATCTCGTCCACCGGGTGCTGCACAATAAATGAGTAGGTCAATCCGGCGGTGTGGGTAAGGAGGTCGGCGATGGTGATGCGGCGGTGAGCGGGTTCGGTTTGGGGGTCTTCAGCGGTGCCTCCGCAGAAAACATTTTGGGTGGCGAAAGCGGGGACGAACTCGTGCAGAGGGTCGCTCAGACGGAGTTTTCCTTCTTCGACGAGTTGCATGATGGCCACCGAGGTCAATGGTTTGGTCATGGAGTAAAAACGCCACAACGTGTTGTCCACGATAGGCGTTTGGTTTTCTCGGTCGGCCAGGCCGGCTTTGGAGCGCAGTACCACTTTGCCGTGGCGGGCTACCAGCACTTCGGTGCCGATGAGTTTTCCTTCATCAACGTAGGAGCGGGCGTAGTCGGCTACCCGTTGTAAGCGGTTGGGGTCCATGCCCACGCTGGTGGGGTCGGTTACCTCTATTGATGCCGCCATGGTTTCCTTTAACTTGCTTGGTTGGTGAGTTCCTCGTCGCTGGGCACTTCGACGCCTTCTACGTAGAAGCGATGCAGGTCGGTGATGATGTCGGCTACCCCGGCGGTAGTTGCTGAGCCGAGGTCGATGGTTATCATGTTGGCGTTTAGGTGCAGGCCAGCGAACTCGGCGTGGGCGAAGAGTCGGCGGGCCAACTCATCTGAGGGGTTTTGACCCAAGATTTCTTGTCCGGCTTGGTAGCGCTCGTGGCCCATGCCGGTGAGGCTTCGGTTGATCTCGAAGCGGGCGATGCCCGGCCGGGAGGATAGTTTTTCTACGACGGTTATTGGTTGACCCATAGTGGCGAGACTAGCGGGCGGAGGCGGCCAGTTGACGCTCTGCTTGATAGACCAGAAGGGCTAATCCGATGGACCCGAGGGCCAGCACGGTGTGCACAATTTTAAATGCTGCATCGTGGGTGGCGAACAATATTCCACCGCCACGTACGATCCACAGTGCCATGGTCCACAGCGAGAAACCAGCGGCGAAACGCTGCACGAAGGTGGGGTGGGTGTTTTTCCAACCCAAGAGTACGAATAGGCCGATTGCGGCCAAGGCTACGAAGAGGATGGCTAAACCGAGGCGCCATGCTTGTTCGGGGGTGGTGAGCACCGGGTCGCTCAAAATGTTGCGTACTCGCCCGCCCCAAACCACCAGGGTCCAGAGGGTGAGAAGCCAGAGGCGTGTGGTGAGTTTCTGCACAAAAACGAACGCTAGGCCAGTAACCCTTTGGCGTCAACATCGGCGGTTGGTTCTTCTAAAAAAGCTCGGGGTGGTCATCAAACCGGGGGCGGCGGGGTTCGCCTGTTTCGGCGGTTTGGTCCATGAAACTCCAGGATCGCCGGTGGTAGGTGGTGGCGCCGTGTTGGGCGAGGGCGGCTCGATGTTTGGGGCACGGGTACCCTTTGTTGCTGGCCAGGTTGTAG
It encodes:
- a CDS encoding class A beta-lactamase-related serine hydrolase, which encodes MAASIEVTDPTSVGMDPNRLQRVADYARSYVDEGKLIGTEVLVARHGKVVLRSKAGLADRENQTPIVDNTLWRFYSMTKPLTSVAIMQLVEEGKLRLSDPLHEFVPAFATQNVFCGGTAEDPQTEPAHRRITIADLLTHTAGLTYSFIVQHPVDEIYRGSGLDAMAGHGDLATTIDALAALPLRNQPGTRWSYSMATDVLGRVVEVVSGQPFAQRLKSHVLDPLEMHDTTFAVPDEKLDRLAACYMPTPEGGEPVLIDSAETSSFRNDAWSSGGGGIVSSLEDYHRFCQMLLNGGRHNEQQIIGPRTLNLMMRNHLPEGKDLEEVGDTLFVKGLFTGVGFGLGFSVVQDTAAGHLLASEGEASWGGMASTAFWVDPKEQISAIFLTQLVPSSTYINLRWDLRTLVNQALVD